In Fusarium oxysporum f. sp. lycopersici 4287 chromosome 6, whole genome shotgun sequence, a single window of DNA contains:
- a CDS encoding hypothetical protein (At least one base has a quality score < 10) codes for MELRRESLNDWNEFFNCWHSIVRSADEETFDQRVKGLEERYLPQYLEEVGYIKANWLDLYKEKLVKAWVDQYPHFGNVVTSRVEGIHALLKSHLRKSTLDLFEAWRAVKHALLNQLAELRYNQAKQQSRVPIELSGVLYSAVHGWVSHEALRKFEEQRKLLAKEDLPACTGAFSRSHGLPCVHMLKTLQEQDQPLRLEHFHRHWHLSRPGSPQLLLEPRKHIDRVANNSAKPQSSIRREPSVFEVVEAAIQPRAQPTCSKCHATGHRMSSKSCPLRHTEISQRAATDVPVATPTLTAMSNPPTVAETSTIALLPATTKGLAAIESSVEAVAVTPVLRYDDPRAIYQRYTAAREDWYKAQPPGSTKTDQRYRKAMGLHLQYSKADYGWCLDWKQMTRCCETPTGSREWTKEEMMAYLDWDKSENDRLDVKVADEIVVAPFSSRRGPGEIWRACEEDSKEQQALYSAL; via the coding sequence ATGGAGCTTCGCCGCGAAAGTCTCAATGATTGGAACGAGTTTTTCAATTGCTGGCATTCAATTGTAAGATCAGCAGACGAGGAGACCTTCGATCAGCGCGTCAAGGGGTTGGAAGAGCGCTACCTGCCGCAATatttggaagaagttgggTATATCAAGGCCAACTGGCTTGATCTCTACAAGGAAAAGCTCGTTAAAGCTTGGGTGGACCAATACCCTCATTTTGGCAACGTAGTAACCTCGCGGGTCGAAGGTATCCACGCTCTCCTGAAGAGCCACCTGAGGAAATCTACACTAGACCTTTTCGAGGCTTGGAGGGCCGTGAAACATGCATTGCTCAATCAACTAGCTGAGCTACGATACAACCAAGCCAAACAGCAATCACGTGTGCCGATTGAGCTCTCTGGAGTTCTCTATAGTGCTGTACATGGCTGGGTATCTCACGAGGCTTTACGCAAGTTCGAAGAGCAGCGGAAACTGCTCGCGAAAGAAGACCTACCTGCTTGTACCGGCGCATTCTCTAGATCTCACGGTCTCCCTTGTGTCCATATGCTCAAGACCCTACAAGAGCAGGATCAGCCCCTTCGTCTGGAGCACTTCCATAGACACTGGCATCTTAGTCGCCCCGGGAGTcctcagctgctgcttgagcCTCGTAAGCACATTGATCGAGTAGCTAATAATTCAGCCAAGCCACAGTCGAGCATTCGGCGGGAGCCTAGTGTGTTCGAGGTAGTTGAGGCAGCTATACAACCCAGAGCGCAGCCAACATGCAGCAAATGCCACGCAACAGGTCATAGAATGAGTTCAAAGTCATGCCCTTTGCGGCACACAGAGATTTCACAGCGGGCAGCAACAGATGTGCCGGTAGCAACACCAACGTTGACAGCCATGTCTAATCCGCCAACAGTAGCCGAAACTTCCACAATCGCGTTGTTGCCAGCGACAACTAAAGGCCTGGCAGCGATAGAATCATCGGTGGAAGCGGTAGCGGTAACACCGGTACTGCGGTATGATGACCCACGAGCTATCTACCAGAGATATActgcagcaagagaagatTGGTACAAGGCGCAGCCGCCTGGCAGCACCAAGACCGACCAGCGGTATCGTAAGGCGATGGGTCTACATTTACAATATAGTAAAGCCGATTACGGCTGGTGCCTCGACTGGAAGCAAATGACTAGGTGCTGTGAGACGCCAACAGGCTCTAGGGAAtggaccaaagaagagatgatggcctatCTTGACTGGGACAAGTCAGAGAACGATCGTCTCGATGTCAAAGTAGCCGATGAGATAGTAGTCGCACCTTTCTCTAGCAGACGAGGGCCAGGGGAGATATGGAGAGCATGTGAGGAAGATAGtaaggagcagcaggcaTTGTATTCAGCTCTATAG